One window of the Camelina sativa cultivar DH55 chromosome 1, Cs, whole genome shotgun sequence genome contains the following:
- the LOC104723234 gene encoding pentatricopeptide repeat-containing protein At3g06430, chloroplastic isoform X2 — protein sequence MASSMSLSFSSSLCSSQIPEGKRRLRHRDASFLRCVLVASKSSPGSATTTKKRLWKDGEFPGITEPVSPRRAPMKNVKKKLDRRSKANGWANTVTETLSDLIAKKQWLQALEVFGMLREQTFYQPKEGTYMKLLVLLGKSGQPNHAQKLFDEMLEEGLEPTAELYTALLAAYTRSSLIDGAFSVLDKMKSLPLCQPDVFTYSTLLKACVDASQFDLVDSLYKEMDERMITPNTVTQNIVLSGYGRVGRFDQMEKVLSDMLVSTACKPDVWTMNIILSVFGNMGKIDMMESWYEKFRNFGIEPETRTFNILIGSYGKKRMYDKMSSVMEYMRKLEFPWTTSTYNNIIEAFADVGDAKNMELTFDQMRSEGMKADTKTFCCLINGFANAGLFHKVISSVQLAAKFEIPENTSFYNAVISACAKADDLIEMERVYTRMKERQCVCDSRTFEIMVEAYEKEGMNDKIYYLEQERQKVMDRTAARKDEENLPAG from the exons atggcgTCGTCAATGTCTCTCTCGTTTTCATCATCTCTATGTTCGTCTCAAATCCCAGAAGGAAAGCGTAGGTTACGTCACAGAGACGCGAGCTTCTTACGATGCGTTTTAGTTGCTTCGAAATCATCTCCGGGAAGTGCTACAACGACGAAGAAGAGGCTTTGGAAAGACGGCGAATTCCCCGGAATCACGGAGCCGGTTTCTCCGAGAAGAGCTCCGatgaagaatgtgaagaagaaactCGACAGGAGAAGCAAAGCTAATGGATGGGCTAACACCGTCACTGAAACCTTGTCCGATCTCATCGCCAAAAAGCAGTGGTTACAAGCTCTTGAG GTTTTTGGTATGTTGAGGGAACAAACGTTTTATCAACCAAAGGAAGGAACTTATATGAAGCTGCTTGTTCTTTTGGGGAAATCTGGACAACCAAATCATGCACAGAagctgttcgacgaaatgcttGAAGAAGGACTTGAACCTACTGCTGAGCTCTACACTGCTCTTCTCGCTGCTTACACTCGCAGCAGTCTCATCGACGGTGCTTTCTCAGTTCTTGACAAGATGAAAAGCTTGCCTTTATGCCAACCTGATGTTTTCACTTACAGCACTCTGCTTAAGGCGTGTGTGGATGCTTCTCAGTTTGACTTGGTTGATTCGTTGTACAAGGAAATGGACGAACGTATGATAACTCCAAACACTGTGACGCAGAACATAGTTTTAAGTGGGTACGGTAGGGTAGGAAGGTTTGATCAGATGGAGAAAGTTTTGTCTGATATGCTGGTGAGTACTGCTTGCAAACCTGACGTGTGGACTATGAATATTATTCTTAGTGTGTTTGGGAACATGGGTAAGATAGATATGATGGAGAGCTGGTACGAAAAGTTTAGGAACTTTGGGATTGAGCCAGAGACTCgaacttttaatattttgattggttcttATGGGAAGAAGAGAATGTATGATAAGATGTCGTCTGTCATGGAATACATGCGAAAGCTTGAGTTTCCATGGACAACATCGACGTACAACAACATCATCGAGGCGTTTGCGGATGTTGGTGATGCAAAGAACATGGAGCTGACATTTGATCAGATGCGCAGCGAAGGTATGAAAGCAGACACAAAGACCTTTTGTTGTCTCATTAACGGATTTGCCAATGCTGGTCTTTTCCACAAGGTGATAAGTAGTGTTCAGTTGGCTGCAAAGTTTGAGATCCCCGAGAACACATCGTTTTACAATGCGGTTATATCAGCGTGTGCTAAAGCTGATGATCTGATAGAGATGGAGAGAGTGTACACAAGAATGAAGGAGAGACAATGTGTATGCGATTCAAGAACGTTTGAGATCATG GTCGAAGCGTATGAAAAGGAAGGTATGAATGATAAGATCTATTACTTGGAACAAGAGAGGCAAAAGGTTATGGATCGCACAGCTGCCAGAAAAGATGAGGAGAATCTGCCGGCAGGATGA
- the LOC104723234 gene encoding pentatricopeptide repeat-containing protein At3g06430, chloroplastic isoform X1, with translation MASSMSLSFSSSLCSSQIPEGKRRLRHRDASFLRCVLVASKSSPGSATTTKKRLWKDGEFPGITEPVSPRRAPMKNVKKKLDRRSKANGWANTVTETLSDLIAKKQWLQALEVFGMLREQTFYQPKEGTYMKLLVLLGKSGQPNHAQKLFDEMLEEGLEPTAELYTALLAAYTRSSLIDGAFSVLDKMKSLPLCQPDVFTYSTLLKACVDASQFDLVDSLYKEMDERMITPNTVTQNIVLSGYGRVGRFDQMEKVLSDMLVSTACKPDVWTMNIILSVFGNMGKIDMMESWYEKFRNFGIEPETRTFNILIGSYGKKRMYDKMSSVMEYMRKLEFPWTTSTYNNIIEAFADVGDAKNMELTFDQMRSEGMKADTKTFCCLINGFANAGLFHKVISSVQLAAKFEIPENTSFYNAVISACAKADDLIEMERVYTRMKERQCVCDSRTFEIMVEAYEKEGMNDKIYYLEQERQKVMDRTAARKDEENLPAG, from the exons atggcgTCGTCAATGTCTCTCTCGTTTTCATCATCTCTATGTTCGTCTCAAATCCCAGAAGGAAAGCGTAGGTTACGTCACAGAGACGCGAGCTTCTTACGATGCGTTTTAGTTGCTTCGAAATCATCTCCGGGAAGTGCTACAACGACGAAGAAGAGGCTTTGGAAAGACGGCGAATTCCCCGGAATCACGGAGCCGGTTTCTCCGAGAAGAGCTCCGatgaagaatgtgaagaagaaactCGACAGGAGAAGCAAAGCTAATGGATGGGCTAACACCGTCACTGAAACCTTGTCCGATCTCATCGCCAAAAAGCAGTGGTTACAAGCTCTTGAG GTTTTTGGTATGTTGAGGGAACAAACGTTTTATCAACCAAAGGAAGGAACTTATATGAAGCTGCTTGTTCTTTTGGGGAAATCTGGACAACCAAATCATGCACAGAagctgttcgacgaaatgcttGAAGAAGGACTTGAACCTACTGCTGAGCTCTACACTGCTCTTCTCGCTGCTTACACTCGCAGCAGTCTCATCGACGGTGCTTTCTCAGTTCTTGACAAGATGAAAAGCTTGCCTTTATGCCAACCTGATGTTTTCACTTACAGCACTCTGCTTAAGGCGTGTGTGGATGCTTCTCAGTTTGACTTGGTTGATTCGTTGTACAAGGAAATGGACGAACGTATGATAACTCCAAACACTGTGACGCAGAACATAGTTTTAAGTGGGTACGGTAGGGTAGGAAGGTTTGATCAGATGGAGAAAGTTTTGTCTGATATGCT GGTGAGTACTGCTTGCAAACCTGACGTGTGGACTATGAATATTATTCTTAGTGTGTTTGGGAACATGGGTAAGATAGATATGATGGAGAGCTGGTACGAAAAGTTTAGGAACTTTGGGATTGAGCCAGAGACTCgaacttttaatattttgattggttcttATGGGAAGAAGAGAATGTATGATAAGATGTCGTCTGTCATGGAATACATGCGAAAGCTTGAGTTTCCATGGACAACATCGACGTACAACAACATCATCGAGGCGTTTGCGGATGTTGGTGATGCAAAGAACATGGAGCTGACATTTGATCAGATGCGCAGCGAAGGTATGAAAGCAGACACAAAGACCTTTTGTTGTCTCATTAACGGATTTGCCAATGCTGGTCTTTTCCACAAGGTGATAAGTAGTGTTCAGTTGGCTGCAAAGTTTGAGATCCCCGAGAACACATCGTTTTACAATGCGGTTATATCAGCGTGTGCTAAAGCTGATGATCTGATAGAGATGGAGAGAGTGTACACAAGAATGAAGGAGAGACAATGTGTATGCGATTCAAGAACGTTTGAGATCATGGTCGAAGCGTATGAAAAGGAAGGTATGAATGATAAGATCTATTACTTGGAACAAGAGAGGCAAAAGGTTATGGATCGCACAGCTGCCAGAAAAGATGAGGAGAATCTGCCGGCAGGATGA
- the LOC104723386 gene encoding bidirectional sugar transporter SWEET8-like, whose product MMINAKDIRVIIGVIGNVLSTVVSLSYVPRFIQIYKKKSVEGYKVNRQLLMLAKCSLWVLYGIPFVHNDSNSILVSTSNGVGFVIEVIYVVVFWINCNDESRKGHDLISLIFVITFVSTVYSITILAFWSSPYKHILVGVVCDAFNIWLYLHLSLNKMEKNKNFTYMPFWLSLVSFINAGIWSAYALIYKIDIYVLSEAFHKPCS is encoded by the exons ATGATGATTAACGCCAAAGATATTCGTGTAATCATCGGAGTTATTG GGAATGTTTTATCCACTGTGGTCTCCCTCTCATATGT GCCAAGGtttatacaaatatacaagaaGAAATCAGTGGAGGGATATAAAGTTAATCGTCAGTTGCTGATGCTGGCTAAATGTAGTTTGTGGGTTTTGTATGGTATCCCTTTTGTTCACAATGACAGTAATAGTATTCTCGTCTCCACTAGTAATGGCGTCGGTTTCGTTATCGAAGTTATCTATGTCGTTGTCTTTTGGATCAATTGTAACGACGAATCACGT AAGGGTCACGATTTGAtatctcttatttttgttattacatTCGTGTCAACTGTGTATTCGATTACTATTTTGGCATTTTGGAGTTCACCTTACAAGCATATACTCGTGGGTGTTGTTTGCGACGCTTTCAACATTTGGCTCTATCTTCACTTGTCCCTG AACAAAATGGAGAAGAATAAGAACTTTACGTACATGCCATTTTGGCTGTCGTTAGTTAGTTTCATTAACGCTGGAATTTGGAGTGCTTATGCTTTGATCTACAAAATTGATATCTACGTCCTT TCTGAGGCATTCCACAAGCCATGTTCATGA
- the LOC104723234 gene encoding pentatricopeptide repeat-containing protein At3g06430, chloroplastic isoform X3: MASSMSLSFSSSLCSSQIPEGKRRLRHRDASFLRCVLVASKSSPGSATTTKKRLWKDGEFPGITEPVSPRRAPMKNVKKKLDRRSKANGWANTVTETLSDLIAKKQWLQALEVFGMLREQTFYQPKEGTYMKLLVLLGKSGQPNHAQKLFDEMLEEGLEPTAELYTALLAAYTRSSLIDGAFSVLDKMKSLPLCQPDVFTYSTLLKACVDASQFDLVDSLYKEMDERMITPNTVTQNIVLSGYGRVGRFDQMEKVLSDMLVSTACKPDVWTMNIILSVFGNMGKIDMMESWYEKFRNFGIEPETRTFNILIGSYGKKRMYDKMSSVMEYMRKLEFPWTTSTYNNIIEAFADVGDAKNMELTFDQMRSEGMKADTKTFCCLINGFANAGLFHKVISSVQLAAKFEIPENTSFYNAVISACAKADDLIEMERVYTRMKERQCVCDSRTFEIMVEAYEKEGMNDKIYYLEQERQKVMDRTAARKDEENLPAG; encoded by the exons atggcgTCGTCAATGTCTCTCTCGTTTTCATCATCTCTATGTTCGTCTCAAATCCCAGAAGGAAAGCGTAGGTTACGTCACAGAGACGCGAGCTTCTTACGATGCGTTTTAGTTGCTTCGAAATCATCTCCGGGAAGTGCTACAACGACGAAGAAGAGGCTTTGGAAAGACGGCGAATTCCCCGGAATCACGGAGCCGGTTTCTCCGAGAAGAGCTCCGatgaagaatgtgaagaagaaactCGACAGGAGAAGCAAAGCTAATGGATGGGCTAACACCGTCACTGAAACCTTGTCCGATCTCATCGCCAAAAAGCAGTGGTTACAAGCTCTTGAG GTTTTTGGTATGTTGAGGGAACAAACGTTTTATCAACCAAAGGAAGGAACTTATATGAAGCTGCTTGTTCTTTTGGGGAAATCTGGACAACCAAATCATGCACAGAagctgttcgacgaaatgcttGAAGAAGGACTTGAACCTACTGCTGAGCTCTACACTGCTCTTCTCGCTGCTTACACTCGCAGCAGTCTCATCGACGGTGCTTTCTCAGTTCTTGACAAGATGAAAAGCTTGCCTTTATGCCAACCTGATGTTTTCACTTACAGCACTCTGCTTAAGGCGTGTGTGGATGCTTCTCAGTTTGACTTGGTTGATTCGTTGTACAAGGAAATGGACGAACGTATGATAACTCCAAACACTGTGACGCAGAACATAGTTTTAAGTGGGTACGGTAGGGTAGGAAGGTTTGATCAGATGGAGAAAGTTTTGTCTGATATGCTGGTGAGTACTGCTTGCAAACCTGACGTGTGGACTATGAATATTATTCTTAGTGTGTTTGGGAACATGGGTAAGATAGATATGATGGAGAGCTGGTACGAAAAGTTTAGGAACTTTGGGATTGAGCCAGAGACTCgaacttttaatattttgattggttcttATGGGAAGAAGAGAATGTATGATAAGATGTCGTCTGTCATGGAATACATGCGAAAGCTTGAGTTTCCATGGACAACATCGACGTACAACAACATCATCGAGGCGTTTGCGGATGTTGGTGATGCAAAGAACATGGAGCTGACATTTGATCAGATGCGCAGCGAAG GTATGAAAGCAGACACAAAGACCTTTTGTTGTCTCATTAACGGATTTGCCAATGCTGGTCTTTTCCACAAGGTGATAAGTAGTGTTCAGTTGGCTGCAAAGTTTGAGATCCCCGAGAACACATCGTTTTACAATGCGGTTATATCAGCGTGTGCTAAAGCTGATGATCTGATAGAGATGGAGAGAGTGTACACAAGAATGAAGGAGAGACAATGTGTATGCGATTCAAGAACGTTTGAGATCATGGTCGAAGCGTATGAAAAGGAAGGTATGAATGATAAGATCTATTACTTGGAACAAGAGAGGCAAAAGGTTATGGATCGCACAGCTGCCAGAAAAGATGAGGAGAATCTGCCGGCAGGATGA